A single region of the Pseudomonas sp. B21-023 genome encodes:
- the argR gene encoding transcriptional regulator ArgR: protein MTTQRIGFLIWPSTKPLTLALAEEVLQVAQRVHPDVVYTMSFLQAEAGQEGAWRLPGEAWAGRLEGYHKLFLLADEPPAAIGSALSAALKQLARSGCMIGGLSAGVYPLAALGLLDGYRAAVHWRWQDDFAERFPKVIATSHLFDWDRDRLTACGGMAVTDLLLAVLARDHGAELAGAVSEELVVERIREGGERQRIPLQNRLGSSHPKLTQAVLLMEANIEEPLTTDEIAQHVCVSRRQLERIFKQYLNRVPSQYYLELRLNKARQMLMQTSKSIIQIGLSCGFSSGPHFSSAYRNFFGATPREDRNQRRNSSPFELSSAPAERG, encoded by the coding sequence ATGACCACCCAGCGAATCGGATTTCTCATCTGGCCCAGCACCAAGCCGCTGACCCTGGCGCTGGCCGAAGAGGTGTTGCAGGTGGCCCAGCGGGTGCATCCGGACGTGGTCTATACAATGTCCTTCTTGCAGGCCGAGGCCGGGCAGGAGGGCGCTTGGCGCCTGCCGGGCGAAGCGTGGGCCGGCCGCCTGGAGGGCTATCACAAGCTGTTCCTGCTGGCTGATGAACCGCCGGCGGCGATCGGTTCGGCATTGTCCGCCGCGCTCAAGCAGTTGGCGCGCAGCGGTTGCATGATCGGCGGCTTGTCTGCCGGGGTGTACCCGCTGGCCGCCTTGGGCCTGCTTGACGGCTACCGCGCTGCGGTGCACTGGCGCTGGCAGGATGATTTCGCCGAACGTTTCCCCAAGGTGATCGCCACCAGTCACCTGTTCGACTGGGATCGCGATCGCCTGACCGCCTGCGGCGGCATGGCGGTGACCGACCTGCTGCTGGCGGTGCTCGCTCGGGACCACGGGGCGGAACTGGCCGGTGCGGTGTCGGAAGAACTGGTGGTCGAGCGCATTCGCGAAGGTGGCGAGCGCCAGCGTATTCCACTGCAGAACCGCCTGGGCTCCAGCCACCCCAAGCTCACCCAGGCGGTGCTGCTGATGGAGGCCAACATCGAAGAGCCGCTGACCACCGACGAAATCGCCCAGCACGTATGCGTTTCCCGCCGCCAGCTGGAGCGTATCTTCAAGCAGTACCTTAATCGCGTGCCCAGCCAGTACTACTTGGAGCTGCGCCTGAACAAGGCGCGGCAGATGCTGATGCAGACCAGCAAGTCGATCATCCAGATCGGCCTGTCCTGCGGGTTCTCCTCCGGGCCGCATTTCTCCAGCGCGTATCGCAATTTCTTTGGTGCCACGCCGCGCGAAGACCGTAACCAGCGACGTAACAGCAGCCCGTTCGAGCTGAGTTCGGCACCGGCCGAGCGCGGCTGA
- a CDS encoding ABC transporter permease, with the protein MLKGYGAVILDGAWLTLQLALSSMALAIVLGLIGVALRLSPVRWLAWLGDLYSTVIRGIPDLVLILLIFYGGQDIINRVAPLLGYDDYIDLNPLVAGIGTLGFIFGAYLSETFRGAFLGIPKGQAEAGAAYGMSGVQVFFRIMVPQMIRLAIPGFTNNWLVLTKATALISVVGLQDMMFKAKQAADATREPFTFFLAVAALYLVLTSVSLLALKYLEKRYSVGVKAVEL; encoded by the coding sequence ATGTTGAAAGGCTATGGGGCAGTCATCCTCGACGGGGCGTGGCTGACGCTGCAGCTCGCCTTGTCGTCGATGGCCCTGGCCATTGTCCTCGGCCTGATTGGCGTGGCGCTGCGTTTGTCGCCGGTACGCTGGTTGGCCTGGCTGGGGGATCTGTACTCCACGGTGATCCGTGGCATCCCTGACCTGGTCCTGATCCTGCTGATCTTCTATGGCGGCCAGGACATCATCAACCGGGTGGCGCCGCTGCTCGGCTATGACGACTATATTGACCTCAATCCCCTGGTCGCCGGCATCGGCACGCTGGGCTTCATCTTTGGCGCGTACCTGTCGGAAACCTTCCGCGGTGCCTTCCTCGGCATCCCCAAGGGCCAGGCAGAGGCGGGCGCGGCCTATGGCATGAGCGGGGTCCAGGTGTTCTTCCGCATCATGGTGCCGCAGATGATCCGTCTGGCGATCCCGGGCTTCACCAACAACTGGCTGGTGCTGACCAAGGCGACCGCGCTGATTTCGGTGGTCGGCCTGCAGGACATGATGTTCAAGGCCAAGCAGGCGGCGGACGCCACCCGCGAACCCTTCACCTTCTTCCTTGCGGTGGCGGCGTTGTACCTGGTGCTGACCAGTGTCTCGCTGCTGGCGCTGAAGTATCTCGAGAAGCGCTACTCGGTGGGCGTCAAGGCGGTTGAGCTATGA
- a CDS encoding ABC transporter ATP-binding protein, with protein MYKLQIQDLHKRYGSHEVLKGVSLEAKAGDVISIIGSSGSGKSTFLRCINLLEQPHAGKILLNNEELKLVAGKDGALKAADPKQLQRMRSRLSMVFQHFNLWSHMTALENVIEAPVHVLGVNKKEALEKAEHYLAKVGVSHRKDAFPGHMSGGEQQRVAIARALAMEPEVMLFDEPTSALDPELVGDVLKVMQSLAQEGRTMVVVTHEMGFAREVSNQLVFLHKGLVEERGCPREVLVNPQSERLKQFLSGSLK; from the coding sequence ATGTACAAACTCCAAATCCAAGACCTGCACAAGCGCTACGGCAGCCATGAGGTGCTCAAGGGCGTCTCCCTCGAAGCCAAGGCAGGCGACGTGATCAGCATCATCGGCTCCAGCGGTTCGGGCAAATCGACCTTCCTGCGTTGCATCAACCTGCTCGAGCAGCCGCACGCGGGCAAGATCCTGCTCAACAACGAAGAGCTCAAGCTGGTTGCCGGCAAGGACGGCGCGCTCAAGGCCGCCGATCCGAAGCAGCTGCAACGCATGCGTTCGCGCCTGTCGATGGTGTTCCAGCACTTCAACCTGTGGTCGCACATGACTGCGCTGGAAAACGTCATCGAGGCACCGGTGCACGTGCTGGGCGTCAACAAGAAGGAAGCGCTGGAGAAGGCCGAGCACTACCTGGCCAAGGTCGGTGTGTCCCACCGCAAGGACGCTTTCCCCGGGCACATGTCCGGTGGCGAGCAGCAGCGTGTGGCCATTGCCCGCGCCCTGGCCATGGAGCCGGAGGTGATGCTGTTCGACGAGCCGACTTCGGCGCTGGATCCGGAGCTGGTGGGCGATGTGCTCAAGGTCATGCAATCGCTGGCCCAGGAAGGCCGTACCATGGTCGTGGTCACCCATGAGATGGGCTTTGCCCGCGAGGTTTCCAACCAGCTGGTGTTCCTGCACAAGGGCCTGGTGGAAGAGCGGGGCTGCCCGCGTGAAGTGCTGGTCAATCCGCAGTCGGAGCGCCTCAAGCAGTTCCTTTCCGGCAGCCTGAAGTAA
- the acs gene encoding acetate--CoA ligase, translating to MSAAPLYPVRPEVAASTLTDEATYKAMYQQSVINPDGFWREQAQRLDWIKPFTKVKQTSFDDHHVDIKWFADGTLNVSYNCLDRHLEERGDQLAIIWEGDDPSEHRNITYRELHEQVCKFANALRGQDVHRGDVVTIYMPMIPEAVVAMLACARIGAIHSVVFGGFSPEALAGRIIDCKSKVVITADEGLRGGRRTPLKANVDLALTNPETSSVQKIIVCKRTGGDIAWHQHRDIWYEDLMKVASSHCAPKEMGAEEALFILYTSGSTGKPKGVLHTTGGYLVYAALTHERVFDYRPGEVYWCTADVGWVTGHSYIVYGPLANGATTLLFEGVPNYPDITRVSKIVDKHKVNILYTAPTAIRAMMAEGEAAVAGADGSSLRLLGSVGEPINPEAWNWYYKTVGKERCPIVDTWWQTETGGILISPLPGATGLKPGSATRPFFGVVPALVDNLGNLIDGAAEGNLVILDSWPGQSRSLYGDHDRFVDTYFKTFRGMYFTGDGARRDEDGYYWITGRVDDVLNVSGHRMGTAEIESAMVAHPKVAEAAVVGVPHDIKGQGIYVYVTLNAGEESSEQLRLELKNWVRKEIGPIASPDVIQWAPGLPKTRSGKIMRRILRKIATGEYGALGDISTLADPGVVQHLIDTHKAMSLATA from the coding sequence ATGAGTGCGGCTCCACTGTATCCCGTTCGTCCCGAGGTTGCGGCCAGTACCCTGACCGACGAGGCCACCTACAAGGCCATGTACCAGCAATCGGTGATCAACCCGGACGGCTTCTGGCGTGAGCAGGCCCAGCGTCTGGACTGGATCAAGCCCTTCACCAAGGTCAAGCAGACCTCGTTCGACGACCACCATGTCGATATCAAATGGTTTGCCGACGGCACTCTGAACGTCTCCTACAACTGCCTGGACCGCCACCTCGAAGAGCGCGGCGACCAACTGGCGATCATCTGGGAAGGCGACGACCCTTCCGAGCATCGCAACATCACCTACCGTGAGCTCCACGAGCAGGTCTGCAAATTCGCCAACGCCCTGCGTGGCCAGGACGTGCACCGCGGTGACGTGGTCACCATCTACATGCCGATGATCCCCGAGGCCGTGGTCGCCATGCTGGCCTGCGCGCGCATTGGCGCGATCCATTCGGTGGTGTTCGGCGGCTTCTCGCCCGAGGCACTGGCCGGTCGGATCATCGACTGCAAGTCCAAGGTGGTGATCACCGCCGACGAAGGCCTGCGTGGTGGCCGCCGTACCCCGCTCAAGGCCAACGTCGACCTGGCCTTGACCAACCCTGAAACCAGCAGCGTGCAAAAGATCATCGTGTGCAAGCGCACCGGTGGCGACATCGCCTGGCACCAGCACCGCGACATCTGGTACGAAGACCTGATGAAGGTCGCCTCCAGCCACTGTGCGCCGAAAGAAATGGGTGCCGAGGAGGCGTTGTTCATCCTCTATACCTCTGGATCCACCGGCAAGCCCAAGGGTGTGCTGCACACTACCGGTGGCTACCTGGTGTATGCCGCGCTGACCCACGAGCGCGTGTTCGACTACCGTCCGGGCGAAGTGTACTGGTGCACCGCCGACGTGGGCTGGGTCACCGGCCACAGCTACATCGTCTATGGCCCGCTGGCCAATGGTGCGACCACGCTGCTGTTCGAAGGCGTGCCGAACTACCCGGACATCACCCGCGTGTCGAAGATCGTCGACAAGCACAAGGTCAACATCCTCTACACCGCGCCGACCGCCATCCGCGCCATGATGGCCGAGGGCGAGGCGGCGGTCGCCGGCGCCGATGGCTCCAGCCTGCGCCTGCTGGGTTCGGTGGGCGAGCCGATCAACCCTGAAGCCTGGAACTGGTACTACAAGACTGTCGGCAAGGAGCGTTGCCCGATCGTCGACACCTGGTGGCAGACCGAGACCGGCGGTATCCTCATCAGCCCGCTGCCGGGCGCCACGGGGCTCAAACCGGGTTCGGCAACCCGTCCGTTCTTCGGCGTGGTACCGGCGCTGGTTGACAACCTGGGCAACCTGATCGACGGCGCCGCCGAGGGCAACCTGGTGATCCTCGATTCCTGGCCGGGCCAGTCGCGTTCGCTGTACGGTGACCACGACCGCTTCGTCGACACCTACTTCAAGACCTTCCGTGGCATGTACTTCACCGGTGACGGTGCCCGTCGCGACGAGGATGGCTACTACTGGATCACCGGTCGCGTGGACGACGTGCTCAACGTTTCTGGCCACCGCATGGGCACCGCCGAGATCGAAAGCGCGATGGTGGCGCATCCGAAGGTCGCCGAGGCTGCAGTGGTGGGCGTGCCGCACGACATCAAGGGGCAGGGCATCTATGTCTATGTCACCCTCAATGCCGGCGAGGAGTCGAGCGAGCAGCTGCGCCTCGAGCTGAAGAACTGGGTGCGCAAGGAGATCGGCCCGATCGCTTCGCCGGATGTGATCCAGTGGGCGCCGGGGCTGCCCAAGACTCGCTCGGGCAAGATCATGCGCCGCATCCTGCGCAAGATTGCCACTGGCGAGTACGGCGCGCTGGGTGATATCTCCACCCTGGCTGATCCAGGGGTGGTGCAGCACCTGATCGACACCCACAAGGCGATGAGCCTGGCCACCGCCTGA
- a CDS encoding ABC transporter substrate-binding protein yields MKKLALLGALALSVFSLVSQADEKPLKIGIEAAYPPFAFKQPDGNLAGFDYDIGNALCEQMKAKCTWVEQEFDGLIPALKVRKIDAILSSMSITDDRKKSVDFTKRYYLTPARLVMKQGTTVSDSLAELKGKKIGVQRGSIHDRFAKEVLAPQGATVVPYGTQNEIYLDVAAGRLDGTVADATLLEDGFLKTDAGKGFAFVGPAFTDTKYFGDGVGIAVRKGDTANAERINAAIDAIRANGKYKEIEKKYFNFDIYGPDSK; encoded by the coding sequence ATGAAGAAGCTCGCACTGCTTGGCGCCTTGGCGCTTTCCGTGTTTTCCCTGGTATCGCAGGCCGATGAGAAGCCGTTGAAGATCGGTATCGAGGCGGCCTACCCACCCTTCGCCTTCAAGCAGCCCGATGGCAATCTCGCTGGTTTCGACTACGACATCGGCAACGCCCTGTGCGAACAGATGAAAGCCAAGTGCACCTGGGTCGAGCAGGAATTCGACGGCCTGATCCCGGCACTGAAGGTGCGCAAGATCGACGCCATCCTGTCATCCATGTCGATCACCGACGACCGCAAGAAATCGGTCGACTTCACCAAGCGCTACTACCTGACCCCGGCTCGCCTGGTGATGAAGCAAGGCACTACTGTCAGCGACAGCCTGGCTGAGCTGAAGGGCAAGAAGATCGGTGTGCAGCGTGGCTCGATCCACGACCGTTTCGCCAAGGAAGTCCTGGCCCCGCAAGGCGCCACCGTGGTGCCCTACGGCACCCAGAACGAAATCTACCTGGACGTCGCCGCCGGTCGCCTGGACGGCACCGTGGCCGACGCCACCCTGCTCGAGGACGGCTTCCTGAAGACCGACGCCGGCAAGGGCTTCGCCTTCGTGGGGCCGGCTTTCACCGACACCAAGTACTTCGGTGATGGCGTAGGTATTGCCGTGCGCAAGGGCGACACCGCCAACGCCGAGCGCATCAACGCCGCCATCGACGCGATTCGCGCCAACGGCAAATACAAAGAGATCGAGAAGAAGTACTTCAACTTCGACATCTACGGTCCAGACTCGAAGTAA
- a CDS encoding ABC transporter permease: protein MIFDYNVIWEAMPLYLGGLLTTLKLLALSLLFGLLAAIPLGLMRVSKQPLVNMSAWLYTYVIRGTPMLVQLFLIYYGLAQFEAVRESFLWPWLSSATFCACLAFAVNTSAYTAEIIAGSLKATPHGEIEAAKAIGMSRMKMYRRILLPSALRRALPQYSNEVIMMLQTTSLASIVTLIDITGAARTVNAQYYLPFEAYITAGVFYLCLTFILVRLFKMAERRWLGYLAPRKH from the coding sequence ATGATCTTCGACTACAACGTCATCTGGGAAGCCATGCCGCTGTATCTGGGCGGTCTGCTGACCACCCTTAAGCTGCTGGCGTTGTCGCTGCTGTTCGGCTTGCTGGCGGCCATCCCGCTGGGCTTGATGCGCGTCTCGAAACAGCCGCTGGTGAACATGAGCGCCTGGCTTTACACCTACGTGATCCGCGGCACGCCGATGCTGGTACAGCTGTTCCTGATCTACTACGGCCTGGCCCAGTTCGAGGCGGTGCGCGAGAGCTTCCTGTGGCCGTGGCTGTCCAGCGCGACCTTCTGCGCCTGTCTGGCCTTCGCCGTCAATACCAGCGCCTACACCGCCGAGATCATTGCCGGTAGCCTCAAGGCCACGCCCCACGGCGAGATCGAGGCGGCCAAGGCTATCGGCATGTCGCGCATGAAGATGTACCGCCGCATCCTGCTGCCGTCCGCGCTGCGCCGGGCGCTGCCGCAGTACAGCAACGAAGTGATCATGATGCTGCAGACCACCAGCCTGGCGTCGATCGTCACCCTGATCGACATCACCGGTGCCGCGCGCACGGTCAACGCCCAGTACTACCTGCCTTTCGAGGCCTACATCACGGCGGGCGTGTTCTACCTGTGCCTGACCTTCATCCTCGTGCGCCTGTTCAAGATGGCCGAACGCCGCTGGCTCGGTTACCTGGCGCCGCGCAAGCACTGA